The Cydia pomonella isolate Wapato2018A unplaced genomic scaffold, ilCydPomo1 PGA_scaffold_195, whole genome shotgun sequence genome segment TTTCTATCAGAAACCTCTTCCCAGGGTCCATGAAAGCCGAAGTTTCGTAAAGCAAGCTGCGGTCTCCGAGCACAAGTATAGCATCGTACTCGCTCATCGGCAAAAATCCTCTGTTATTAGTGATGAAACACTGTCCGCAGCGACGACTTTTGAAAACATTCGCTCCCTCCGCGTCGGTAAAAACAGGACTCCGAGGCGCTACGAGATAAATCAACGCATATTTATCCCCAACACGCAAATCGTCGCTCACAAACGCGAAATCAGTATCCGGGGACATGGAATATGACACGAGAACGTACACGGTAAAGTAGAAAAGCACTATGAGCACAGACTTTTGTAGTTTTGAGACCTGAC includes the following:
- the LOC133533669 gene encoding uncharacterized protein LOC133533669 translates to MCWRQVSKLQKSVLIVLFYFTVYVLVSYSMSPDTDFAFVSDDLRVGDKYALIYLVAPRSPVFTDAEGANVFKSRRCGQCFITNNRGFLPMSEYDAILVLGDRSLLYETSAFMDPGKRFLIETSRKCVKEKLRGCSWEPRITSFGDNKPYDLCSLCEHLHRKRLKPNS